A stretch of Zootoca vivipara chromosome 13, rZooViv1.1, whole genome shotgun sequence DNA encodes these proteins:
- the CYTH2 gene encoding cytohesin-2 isoform X2 has translation MPPDLTPEERLELDNIRRRKQELLVEIQRLRDELSEAMNEVEGLEANEGSKTLQRNRKMGMGRKKFNMDPKKGIQFLVENELLRSTPEDIARFLYKGEGLNKTAIGDYLGEREDFNIAVLHAFVDLHEFTDLNLVQALRQFLWSFRLPGEAQKIDRMMEAFAQRYCLCNPGVFQSTDTCYVLSFAVIMLNTSLHNPNVRDKPTVERFITMNRGINDGGDLPEELLRNLYDSIRNEPFKIPEDDGNDLTHTFFNPDREGWLLKLGGGRVKTWKRRWFILTDNCLYYFEYTTDKEPRGIIPLENLSIREVEDPRKPNCFELYIPNNKGQLIKACKTEADGRVVEGNHMVYRISAPTQEEKDEWIKSIKAAVSVDPFYEMLAARKKRISVKQKQEQA, from the exons A tGCCTCCAGACCTGACGCCAGAGGAGAGGCTAGAGTTGGACAACATCCGCCGGCGGAAGCAGGAGCTCCTGGTGGAAATCCAGCGGCTGCGAGATGAGCTCAGTGAAGCCATGAATGAGGTGGAGGGGCTGGAAGCCAATGAGGGAAG TAAAACGCTTCAGAGAAACCGGAAGATGGGGATGGGCCGCAAGAAATTCAACATGGATCCCAAAAAA ggaATCCAGTTCCTGGTGGAAAACGAACTGCTGCGCTCCACCCCCGAGGACATTGCCCGCTTCCTTTACAAAGGGGAAGGACTCAACAAGACAGCCATTGGCGACTACCTGGGCGAGCG GGAGGATTTTAATATCGCGGTACTCCACGCCTTTGTCGATTTGCACGAATTTACGGACCTCAACCTTGTGCAGGCGCTCAG GCAGTTCCTGTGGAGTTTCCGACTGCCAGGAGAAGCCCAGAAAATTGACCGTATGATGGAGGCCTTTGCCCAGCGGTATTGCCTGTGCAACCCGGGAGTCTTTCAGTCCACAG ATACCTGCTACGTCCTCTCCTTCGCCGTAATCATGCTCAATACCAGCCTCCACAATCCCAACGTCCGCGACAAGCCCACCGTTGAGAGGTTCATCACCATGAACCGCGGCATCAACGACGGAGGGGACCTGCCTGAGGAGCTGCTGCGG aATCTGTACGACAGCATCCGCAACGAGCCCTTCAAGATCCCCGAGGACGATGGGAACGACCTGACCCACACCTTCTTTAACCCTGACCGCGAGGGCTGGCTCCTCAAGCTGGG agGAGGGCGAGTGAAAACGTGGAAGAGACGCTGGTTCATCTTGACTGACAACTGCCTCTATTACTTTGAATACACAACA GACAAGGAACCAAGAGGAATTATCCCTCTGGAGAACCTGAGCATTCGGGAAGTGGAAGACCCTCGGAAACCA AATTGCTTTGAGCTCTACATTCCCAACAACAAGGGCCAGCTCATcaaggcctgcaagacggagGCAGACGGGCGTGTGGTCGAGGGGAACCACATGGTCTACCGCATTTCGGCGCCAACGCAGGAGGAGAAGGATGAATGGATCAAATCCATCAA GGCTGCTGTGAGCGTGGATCCATTTTACGAGATGCTGGCCGCCCGCAAGAAACGGATCTCggtgaagcagaagcaggagcaggCATGA
- the CYTH2 gene encoding cytohesin-2 isoform X1, whose product MEDGIYVPPDLTPEERLELDNIRRRKQELLVEIQRLRDELSEAMNEVEGLEANEGSKTLQRNRKMGMGRKKFNMDPKKGIQFLVENELLRSTPEDIARFLYKGEGLNKTAIGDYLGEREDFNIAVLHAFVDLHEFTDLNLVQALRQFLWSFRLPGEAQKIDRMMEAFAQRYCLCNPGVFQSTDTCYVLSFAVIMLNTSLHNPNVRDKPTVERFITMNRGINDGGDLPEELLRNLYDSIRNEPFKIPEDDGNDLTHTFFNPDREGWLLKLGGRVKTWKRRWFILTDNCLYYFEYTTDKEPRGIIPLENLSIREVEDPRKPNCFELYIPNNKGQLIKACKTEADGRVVEGNHMVYRISAPTQEEKDEWIKSIKAAVSVDPFYEMLAARKKRISVKQKQEQA is encoded by the exons ATGGAGGACGGCATCTATG tGCCTCCAGACCTGACGCCAGAGGAGAGGCTAGAGTTGGACAACATCCGCCGGCGGAAGCAGGAGCTCCTGGTGGAAATCCAGCGGCTGCGAGATGAGCTCAGTGAAGCCATGAATGAGGTGGAGGGGCTGGAAGCCAATGAGGGAAG TAAAACGCTTCAGAGAAACCGGAAGATGGGGATGGGCCGCAAGAAATTCAACATGGATCCCAAAAAA ggaATCCAGTTCCTGGTGGAAAACGAACTGCTGCGCTCCACCCCCGAGGACATTGCCCGCTTCCTTTACAAAGGGGAAGGACTCAACAAGACAGCCATTGGCGACTACCTGGGCGAGCG GGAGGATTTTAATATCGCGGTACTCCACGCCTTTGTCGATTTGCACGAATTTACGGACCTCAACCTTGTGCAGGCGCTCAG GCAGTTCCTGTGGAGTTTCCGACTGCCAGGAGAAGCCCAGAAAATTGACCGTATGATGGAGGCCTTTGCCCAGCGGTATTGCCTGTGCAACCCGGGAGTCTTTCAGTCCACAG ATACCTGCTACGTCCTCTCCTTCGCCGTAATCATGCTCAATACCAGCCTCCACAATCCCAACGTCCGCGACAAGCCCACCGTTGAGAGGTTCATCACCATGAACCGCGGCATCAACGACGGAGGGGACCTGCCTGAGGAGCTGCTGCGG aATCTGTACGACAGCATCCGCAACGAGCCCTTCAAGATCCCCGAGGACGATGGGAACGACCTGACCCACACCTTCTTTAACCCTGACCGCGAGGGCTGGCTCCTCAAGCTGG GAGGGCGAGTGAAAACGTGGAAGAGACGCTGGTTCATCTTGACTGACAACTGCCTCTATTACTTTGAATACACAACA GACAAGGAACCAAGAGGAATTATCCCTCTGGAGAACCTGAGCATTCGGGAAGTGGAAGACCCTCGGAAACCA AATTGCTTTGAGCTCTACATTCCCAACAACAAGGGCCAGCTCATcaaggcctgcaagacggagGCAGACGGGCGTGTGGTCGAGGGGAACCACATGGTCTACCGCATTTCGGCGCCAACGCAGGAGGAGAAGGATGAATGGATCAAATCCATCAA GGCTGCTGTGAGCGTGGATCCATTTTACGAGATGCTGGCCGCCCGCAAGAAACGGATCTCggtgaagcagaagcaggagcaggCATGA